Sequence from the Streptomyces sp. NBC_00358 genome:
GAGACCCGGGGCGGAGCGCTGAGGTTCGACCCGGTCCCCCTGCCGGAGCTGTCCGAGTACGGTTTCGCGATCCGCTACCGGGGTCATCGGGGCGTCCAACTCCGCCTGAGCGCGGGGAGGTTGCACCTGAGCGTGCCGGCCTCGGACGAGGACCCGATCGATGTCACCCTGGCGGATCGCACGGTCTCGGTGGCCCCGGGCGAGTCCTGCACACTCACGCTGCCGGAGCGCTGACGGGTGACCGTGACCATCGCCGGTCGCCGGTCGCCGGTCGCCGGTGACGGGTGACGGGTGACGGGTGACGGGTGACCGGTGATCGTGGCGGGCGTGGTCGGTCGGTCGTCAGTGCGGGACAACCGTCACCGGGCATCTGGCGCGGCCCAGTACGTCCCGAAGCGTGGACCCGAGCGTCGTCCCACTCCGCCCGACGACCAGCAGCCCTGCCGTTTCCGAGGCATGGACGAGCGCGGTCGCCGGGCTCTGGAGCCGGACGTCGTCGTAGACACGCACGAGCGGGTACTTCCGCCGCCACGGCCGCAGGACGTCCGCCAGCAACTGGACCTCCTGGTCCTCCCAGGCCCCCCGGTCCTCCTCGGGCGGAGCGAACGGCGCCGACGGTCCGACCGGCACGGGAGGACTCCAGGCGTGGACGGCGTGCAACAGCGCGCCACGCCGCGACGCGGCCTCGAAGGCGAAGCCGGTCACGACATCGCGGGGACGGCGCGCGTCGATGCCCAGCACCACCGGCCGGGGTCCGTCGGGCCCGGGGGTTTCCCCGGCAACGATCGGCTGATCCACGGGAGTTCACCCTTCGTCGTTCGTGCGGGTGTCGGCTATCGGCTCAGGGTGCGGTCGAGAAGGGGAAGCAGTTCGTCCCAGTGGCGCCGCAGCGCGGAGAGGTCGAAGGCGTCCGTGTCGGCCATCGTGAAGCCGTGGACGGTTCCCGGGTAGATCTCGCACGCATAGCGCACACCCGCGGCGTCCAGGGCCTGACCGAGCTCGCTGACGGCCTCGGGCGTCATGTCGTTCTCGGCCAGGCCGAGGTGGACCTCGGCGGTCAGCTTGGAGACGAGCCGGTGCGGGCTGTCGGGAGCGTCGGTGACCAGGCGGCTGGGGTGGAATCCGGCGACGGCGGCCACCTGATCGGGGTGGTCCGCCGCGGTACGCATCGCCGCGTTGGCGCCCATGCAGTAGCCGATCACGGCGACCGGTCCGGTGCTGACCTCGGGCTGCGCCGTGAGGAAGCCGAGGTAGGCGTCGGCGTCGCCCAGGACACGTTCGACGGTGTGCGTCTCGATCAGCGGCATCACCTGGGCGAACACCGTGGACCGGACCTCCTTGCCGATGTGCTCGGGCAGGTCGATCACCGGTGCCTGGCCGTGCCGGTAGAAGAGGTTGGGGACGAGCACGTAGTACCCGTGCTCGGCCAGTTCGCGGGCCATGTCCCGCAACACGGGCCGCAGGCCGAAGGCGTCCATGTACAGCAGTACTCCGGGGTGCCGCCCGCCACCGTCGGGGAAGGCGGCGAACGCGTCGGCCTGGCCGTCCGCGGTGGGAATCTGCAACGACTTGACAGGAATGGCGGATCTTCCTTTCTCGGGCTGATGAACAGCGCAGCCGCTACGAGGGCCGAGGACCATCAGACATCGGCGGGCCATCGGTGATCAAGCGCGGCCTTCGACGCCGCGTACGCGCGCTCCAGCTCGCCCAGGTACTGGTCCAGGCGGAAGCGGACCTCCTCGACGACCCGGCCGTCGAGGTCCGGGTACATCAGGTCGGACCAGACGACCGTCCCGCCCCGGAGCCGGACCCGTACGGTCAGCCTGGCCGGCCCCGGCTCGGGGTGTACCTGGGCCGCCACATCCACCATGCGCGGCCTGTCCGTCGGACAGAGCGGCCCGCCGGGGCGGAGCGACACCCTGGGACCGAGGCCGGCCAGCCTGCTGTCGCTGCGCGCCACCACGTCGAGGCCGTCGACGAAGAGGTACGTGTGCACGTCGGCACACACAGGTGGTCCGGGGCACGTGCCGACGAGCAGGCTGCTCACCGGACCGTCGCTCCGTCTCCCGGGCGCAATGGCCCTCGACGCGCGCGGGGATCTACGCGGCATCCGTTTGATGTGGCGTCATGGGCCGATCGTAGCGGCCGCGTCCCGTACCGGTGAGGGCGCGAGGGCGGAGGACCGACACGGTCCGGTGGCCCGTGGTTCAGCGCGGGGAGCGGTGGTGGTCGGCCGGTTCGGGGTGTTCGAGGTGGTTGGCCAGTACCGCGGCCTGGACGCGGCGCTGGACGCCGAGCTTGGCGAGCAGGCGGGAGATGTGGTTCTTGACCGTCTTCTCGGAGAGGTACAGCTCCTTGCCGATCTCGCGGTTGGTGAGGCCGTCGCCGACCACCGAGATGTCCGGTTCGCTGTCCAGCAGGTCGGTGAGACCGCGGCGTACGACCTCGTGGTCGTCCAGCAGGAAGACCCGGATCGGGTTCTGCTCGGAGAACGTACGCGCCTCGGCCATGACGACCCCCTGTTCAGTGATGGACCACGGACCGTGAGCCCGCTCAGGACGATCATCACGCGTCCGGCCCCGATGCACCAGGGCCGACCGGCCCCGTCCGAGGTCGGCGGCCGGTTCACCGCCGGCGGTGGCGCGGGGTCTCCGGACCGCCTCGAAACCGGCCGTGGCGCGGGCTCGCGGTCACCACGCGTCGCCGCTGCCGTAGGGGGCGTACAGGTCGAGCAGCCGGGTCCGGGCCGACTGGAGCCGGTGGGCGACGATCTCGCCGGTCCACCGGGTCACGGCCATCCCCAGCTCGGCATCGGCCCGGCACAGCGCCCTGACCGCCTCGGCCTCGAACTCGTAGGCGCGCACCGGGCTCGTCGCCTCCGCGCCCAGATGCCAGGTGTGCGGGGCGAACAGCCAGGACCAGCCGACGAGTTCGTTGTGTCCGAGGATCTCGATGACGGCCGCGCGGCGGCCCGGCACCCGCAGGTCCAGGGCCACCGTGCCGGTCCGGACGATCCAGAACCGGTCGGCGCGGCGGCCTTCCTCGAACAGCCGGGTGCCCTCGGGGAAGGACACCTCGCGGGCCATCCGCATCAGCCGTTCCCGGTGCTCGGCGGGCAGCGCCCGCACCATGGTGGTTGTCGTGGAAGTGTTCATGATCCTGCCTCTTCCTGGCGCGCGATCCTTCCACCTCCAAGCTCTTCCAGGGCCCGGCCTCCCGCCAGGGGCCGTCCGGCCCCGATCGCGGGCCGCATGGCACAGGCCCGGGAAGCCAGGCCGGGGGAAAGCCGGCCGGTGCTCGCGCACCGGCCCGGTCCGCCCCCGGAGAGGGACCTTCGGCCCTCCCACCCGGGACCCGTGACCCCTGCGAACTCCCTTGCCGTCGAGGGACATTGAAGCAACGGAAGCAGCCGGGAGCACGTCGAACACCCCTGGGAGGGATCAGCGTCATGGCAGTCCAGGAGCAACCCCACCGGCACACAGGGTTCCACTTCCCGTCCTTGCGCAGGACCGGTCAGGCCCGGGCGCGGAGTGAGGACGCGACCGTCCCGGCCACGGGCGTCCGCACGTACGCCCTCGCGGGTCTGCGTCTGCTGACGGGCTTCGTCTTCCTGTGGGCCTTCCTCGACAAGACCTTCGGGCTCGGCTACGCCACCCCGTCCGGCAAGGGCTGGCTCGACGGCGGTTCGCCCGCCAAGGGTTTCCTCGGCGGGGTCGCCGCCGGACCGATGGAGTCGACGTTCCACTCCTGGGCCGGCGCCGGCTGGGTCGACTGGCTGTTCATGGCCGGCCTGCTCGGCGTCGGCGCCGCCCTCGTCGCCGGTGTCGCCCTGCGGCCCGCGGCGGTCGCGGGCACGGTGCTGCTGGCGTTCATGTGGCTCGCCGAATGGCCGCCCGCCCGGCACCTGTCCGACGGCTCGCCGAGCATGTCGACGAACCCCTTCGCCGACTACCACGTGATCTACGCGGTCGTCCTCATCACCCTGGCCGCCGCGGGCGCCGGTGCCACCTGGGGTCTGGGCCGGTTCTGGGAGCGGCTTCCCTTCGTGCGCCGCAACCCCTGGCTGAGGTGAGGGCACGGCGGCCACCGGGGCGCCCCCACGCGAGTGCGGGGCGCCCCGCCGCGTGCCGCCGTGCCGGACGGGCGTCCTGCCGGCCCGGCCGTGTATCCGGCCGCGCGGTCGGGCGACGGACGCCTGTCCTCAGCGGCGCCCTGAAGTCCCGTACCGCATGGGCCTGTCGGCCCCCGTCGAGGACCAACGGCCCCTCGTCGCCCGCGCGTGCGAACAAACAAGACTGATCACGCATCCGTCAAGGAGGTCACCAGATGTCCCGCACCATCGTCGTCGGTCTGGACGGCTCGCCCGAGAGCCGTGCCGCAGCCGAGTGGGCAGCCCGTGAAGCACGCCGCACGGACGCGCAACTGCACCTCGTACACGCCTGGTTGTGGCATCCCTACGTGTACGGCCCACTGGCCGGCGTCTCGGTCCCCGCGCCGTCGGAGGACCCGGAGCGAGCCTGGGCCGAACGCCTCCCGCGCGAGACCGCGGCCGAGCTCGCCGCGGAACACCCCGGTCTGACCGTCACCGCCGAGCGCGTCGCGGAGCAGCCGGTCACCGCGCTGTCGGCCGCCGCCAAGGACGCGGAGCTGCTGGTGCTCGGGTCCAAGGGCCTGAGCGGAGTCGCCGGGTTCCTCACGGGTTCCGTCGCGCAGGCCGTGGTGGCCCGGAGCCGGGTGCCGGTCGTCCTCGTACGAGCCGGTGCGCGAGCCCCGGAAGCGTCCGGGCACCGGGATGTCGTCCTCGGGCTCGACCTGGAGCACCCCGACGCCTCCGTACTCGGCTTCGCCTTCCGGGCGGCCGCCGCCAGGGCCGCGGACCTGCACGTCGTCCACGGCTGGAGCCTGCCGCCCTACTACGGCTGGACCGGAGCCACCGATGCCGGGGTGAACACCGAACTGCTCGCCGAGGCGCAGCAGCGGCTGACCGACGTGCTGAACCCCTGGCGGGAGAAGTTCCCCGGAGTCGAGGCGCGCGGGCAGGCCGTGATCGGCGGCGCGGGCCCCCACCTCGTGGAGGCCTCGCGGAACGCCTCGCTGGTCGTGGTCGGTCGCCGCAACCGCCAGACCCTGGTCGGCACCCACATCGGACCGGTGACACAAGCGGTACTGCACCACTCCGCCGCACCGGTCGCGGTGGTCCCGCACGACTGATCCCCCCGTCCTGCCGGAGACCGCCCGGTCATGGGCTCCTCGTGAGCAGCCCATGACCGGGCGGACCGGCGGCGGGGGACGCGCCCGCCGGGGACGGATCGATCCGGGTCAGGGCGTCTTGTGCCCCCACTGCGGTCCGAGCCGCTCCCACTCGCGTTCCCATCGGGCGTAGCGCCGCTGGTCGAGCCGCCACCGCGCGAATCCGCCGGCGCCGAAGACCAGGCCGCCGAGAGCCACGGCGGCGCCGATGCCCAGCAGACTCGCCTCGGTGGCCGCCGCGCTCGCGGTCGGCGGCGCCGTGGTGGGCCGGCCCTGCGGGTCCATCCAGATCACCACGTGCGATCCGGCCCTGTGCCCGGATTCCACCAGGGCGCTGCCGGTATGGCGGGACCCGTCCGCCGCGGTCCACCGGACGATCGCCCGGACATGGTCGTACACTCCGCTCTCCCCGGCGGGTACCGCCGAACCCGTACCGCCGACCAGTACGGCCGGGACGGCGTGCCGGTCGTGGCGCAGCCGCGTGAAGGACGTGTCGGCGGCATGGGCCGTCACCAGGCCGGCGAGGGTGCCGCCCAGCACCATCACCGTCCAGACGATCAGCACGATCCACGCCTCGAAGACGTCGTCACGGCGACGCAGCGGATTTCTCCGCCAGCGCCAGCACCACTGCCTCGCACCCTGTGCTCCGCGCATGGCACCGCACCTCCTCGTTACACCCCAACAGTGCAAGCGGATCGCGGCGCGCGCGAGCGGTGGCAGGGGCCGCCCGGTCCCGGACAGGGGGCCGATGGGCCTTCGTGTGCGGCATATACCCTGGTCAGGGCGTATATGGACGTCCATTGACGCGAGCCGAAACGGCCGCCGTTCCTCCCTGGCTGATCGAACGCGGCCAGGGGGGAGACTCGCTCACCGCCTCCGTTGCCGCCGTCGCTGCCGTGCGTGGATCGGCGGGGAGGAACGCCGACCTCGACTCCGACCTCGACCCCGACGCCGGGCCCGGCGGGTCGGTGAGCGCCGGGATGCGGCCACTCTCCGTTCGCCGGGGACCAATGGGCCCTGGCTCCCCTCGCCGGCCGGGCGGAGTCTGAACCATATGTCGCTGTATTGCTCTGTCGCCTCGATGCATGGAAGTGGGTTCCGGCGATGAATCCCAACGACGGCTTTCGTGAACTCGGCCGGCAGGAGTGCCTGGACCGGCTCGGCGGAGCGCCCATCGGCAGGGTCGTCCACACGCGGGACGCCCTGCCCGCGGTCCTGCCGGTCATTTTCTGTCTCGACGCGGAATCCGCCGTGGTGCTGCGTACGTCGGCGGACTCGGAACTGGCCCGTTGCATCGACGGGGCGGTGGTGGCGTTCGAGGCCGACGCGGTGGACGCGGCCGGGCACGCCGGCTGGAGCGTCGTCGTGACGGGCCTCGCGCTGGTGGTGAGCGATCCCGCCGAGCACGATCGCCTGAGCCGCACCGGACCCCGTTCCTGGGTGACCTCACCCCACGACGTCTTCATCCGGATCGACGCAGAACTGGTCACCGGCCGGGAACTCGTCGGCGGCCGCACGCTGTACGGGGTGGACCTGAGCTGACCTGATCCGCCCCGACCTGACCCGGCGCTCGTGCCCATTCGACACGGCACGGGGGAGACCGGGCGACGACCGCCACCGCTCGGCGGCACGAAAATCCTGAGCCGATCGGTCGCGGTCCCGTGCAGGATGCCCTCTGTGAACCATGTCCTGTGCGGTCTCGCCGCCAATCCGGCCCTGCCGTCCGATCTGGTCGACCGCCTGATCGCGATCGCGGACACCGACCTCGCCGGCGCCCTCGCCGGTCGGGCGGACCTCAGCCGGGAGCAGGCCGTCGCCCTGTTCTCGCGTGTCGGGGAGAGCGGTGTGCAACTCGCCTACGAAGGCGTGCTCGCCGCCGCGACGGTCGACCCCGCGGCGCACCCGTACACCGCCCTCGCGCTGCTCGACCAGGGATGCGGCCGCCCCGAGTGGGCACACCTCTTCGTGGCCGATCCGGTGCCCGAGCACCGGGAGAAACTGGCCGCCTGCCCCGGCCTCCCGGCCGACGTGGTGGAGACGCTGGCCGCCGATACGGACGTACGTGTTGTCACGGAACTCGCCCTGTGGACCACACCGGAGGTGGCGGCGGGGCTCGGGGAGCATCCGCATGCCGAGGTCCGCCGCGCGGTGGCGCTGAACGAGGCGACGCCCCCGGACGTACTGGCCGCGCTCATCACCGGAGAGGGGCTTCCTCCAGCGCGCCGCTGCCTGGTCTGCGACCGCGAGACGACCCCTTTCACGCACGATCCCCACTGCCCCCGGCCCGACTGCGATCTGCCGCCGGGCGCCTCCTGCGACGGGTCCCACGAGTCCACCGTCCATGCGATACAAGCGGCGGCACTCAGTAACCCTGGCACGCCCACGGCAGCCGTCGTCGGCTTCGCGGACCATCCTTCGATGACGCTGCGCTGGGCGCTCGCCGGGCGCTCGGACCTGCCCCCACGGGTGGGCGCACGGCTCGCCTCGGACGCCGTGCCCGGCATACGCGCCGACCTCGCCGGGAACCCCGCGATCGACGAGGCCCTGATCCGTGTGCTGGCGGGGGACCACGACCCCCGCGTACGCGGCAGGCTCGCCCTTCATCCCCGCGTACCGCTCGACGTGCTCACCCTGCTGGCTCGAACGTCGAGGGCCGGGGCCACCCTGCTGCCCCGGATCGCCGCCGCGACCCCCGCCGAGATCATGGAGCTGGTCCGGTCGCCGGACCCGGCCGCTCGGATGCTCCTGGCCCACCGCCGTGATCTGCCGCCCGAGATCCGCGACGCGCTGGCCCGCGATCCGGACGCCAAGGTGGTCAAGTCCATCGCTTCGCATCCGGGCCTCGCCGAAGGGCAGTTGCGCGCCATGGCGGACCGGCACGGAGTCCAGGTCCTCGCCAAGGTGGCGGCCAACCCGGACGCGACTCCGGCACTGCTGGAGCACCTGACCCGACACGAACCACCCGTGCCGAAGGCGTTCCTGGAGATCGCCCGGCACCGGAACGCGACGGCCCGAGCCCTCCTCGCCTGCCTGGAGCACCAGCGGGCGAGGCCGAGGGCGGCCGGCCACCCGGCACTCCCGCCGTCCGTCATCGAGGAGTTGCTGAACGACGCGGACGGGCGCGTGGCGGATGCGGCGGCGGCCAACCCGTCCCTGCCCCCCGCCGCGATGGCGGATCTCGTCCGCCGGGCCGCGTAGCCACGTCCCTCGGACCACGCCGCGGTCCGCACACGTGCGGCAGGCCGCGCATCCGTCGCCACGGACGCACGGCCTGCGCCGCTCCGGCTCATGGCCGGGCCGGGGTCACAGCATCTCGGTCTCACCGCGGGCGGTCTCGCCCCACAGCGTGTGGAAGCTGCCCTCGCGGTCGGTGCGCCGGTAGGTGTGGGCACCGAAGAAGTCGCGCTGGCCCTGGGTGAGGGCGGCGGGCAGCCGGTCGGCGCGCAGCGTGTCGTAGTAGGACAGGGCGGCGGAGAAGGCGGGCACCGGGACGCCTCGCCGGGTCGCCGTGGAGATGACCTCGCGCCACGGGACCTGGGCGTCCTTGATCTCGGTGGCGAACCCCGCGTCGGAGAGCAGACTGACCAGGCCCGGATCGACGGCGTACGCGGCGCGGATACGGTCGAGGAACGCGGCGCGGACGATGCAGCCGCCGCGCCAGATCTTCGCCACCTCACCGAGGTCGATGTCCCAGCCGTACTCCGCGGCGGCGTCCAGGATCATCTTCCAGCCCTGGTCGTAGGCGATCAACTTCGATGCGTACAGGGCGTGTTCGACCTGGCTGGTGAACCGCTCGGCCTCGGTTCCCGACAGGTCCCAGTGGGTGCCGCCGGGCAGACCGCGGTACGCGGCGCGCAGTTCGCCCTGACTGGAGGCGGCGCGGGCGAAGGTCGCCTGCGCGATGGCGGTGACGGGGGAGCCGAGGTCGAGGGCGGTCTGCACCGTCCAGCGACCGGTGCCCTTCTGCCCCGCGGCGTCCACCACGACATCGACGAACGGCTCCCCGGTGGAGGCGTCGGTGTGCGCGAGGACCTCGGCGGTGATCTCGATCAGGTACGAGTCGAGGCGGCCCTTGTTCCAGCGGCGGAAGATCTCCGCGATCTGCGCAGGGGTGTAGCCGCCGACGCGGCGGAGCAGGTCGTAGGCCTCGCCGATGAGCTGCATGTCGGCGTACTCGATGCCGTTGTGCACCATCTTGACGAAGTGTCCGGCGCCGTCCGTGCCGATGTGCGTGGCACAGGGCTCGCCGTCCACCTTCGCGCTGATCGTCTCGAACATCGGGCCGAGCGAGGCGTACGACTCCGGGGAGCCGCCGGGCATGATGCTCGGCCCGTGCAGAGCGCCCTCCTCGCCCCCGGACACACCCGCGCCGACGAAGTGGAGGCCGCGTTCGCGCAGCGACTGCTCACGACGCCGGGTGTCGGTGAAGTGGGCGTTGCCGCCGTCGATGATCATGTCGCCCGTTTCGAGCAGCGGGGCGAACTCCTCGATGACGGCGTCGGTGGCCGCACCGGCCTGCACCATGATCATCAGGCGGCGCGGGCGCTCCAGCGCCGCCACGAAATCCTCGGCGGACTCGGCCGCCACGAAGGCGCCCTCGTGCCCGAACTCCTCGACCAGTGCCTTGGTGCGTGCGGGGGTGCGGTTGTGGACGGCGACGGTGTAGCCGTTCCGGGCGAAGTTGCGGGCCAGATTGCGGCCCATCACCGCGAGCCCTGTGACGCCGATCTGCGCGGTCGCCTTCATGGTGTGCTCCTTGGATCCGGATCTGCCTCCCCGCGTACCTGACGGGCGGGCAGACGACTGTCGCTGTGCCGATCAGTACGCATGGCAGGGGGCGAGGCGTTCACCTTCCGGGGCAGGTGGTGCGCCGGATCGCGGACCAGGTCTCCGGGCGACGGGCGGAGGCGGGTCCTCCGGAACGCCGGGCCTCGGGCGGACGCGGCGGTCGCGGGAGTTCGGGCCCTGGGCGGGCGTCGGTGCCGCGGTACTCCGGGCGGGGGCGGACTCGGCCGCTCCTGCGCCTCAGCCCCTGCCGGACCCGGCTGCCCCAGCCCCCCGGCTCTGGGCAGCCCCTTCTGTTGCGGAACTCCGGCCGAAGGCCAGGGGCGTCAGCCGTTCCGGCGCAGGTGCCAGCCGTGGTCGACCGGTCCGATGCCGGCGCCGAGAGCGAATCCGGCCTCGATCGCGGCGGTCACGTATTCCTTGGCACGTCGCACGGCCTCCGGCACGGAACGGCCCTCTGCCAGGCCCACCGCGATGGCCGAGGCGAGCGTGCACCCGGTGCCGTGCGTGTGCCGGTTGTCGTGGCGCGGCGCGCGCAGCCAGTGCTCGGCCGTCCCGTCGGTGAGCAGGTCGACTGCCTGACCGGGCAGGTGGCCCCCCTTCACCAGCACCCATCGTGGACCGTACGAGAGCAGCCGTTCGGCGGCCCCGCGCATGCCCTCCTCGTCCTTCACCTTCACCCCGGTGAGCTGCGCGACCTCGTCGAGATTCGGGGTGGCCACCGTCGCCCGCGGCAGCAGCCGGGTCCGTACGGCGTCCAGCGCGTCGTCGGCCAACAGCCGGTCCCCGTGCTTGGAGACGCTCACGGGGTCCACGACGACCGGGGCGCCCACGTCGGACAGCAACTCGGCGACCGTCGTCACCAGACCCGGCGACGAGAGCATCCCGGTCTTCACGGCCTGGACACCGATGTCGTCGACCACACTGCGGTACTGGGCGCGTACCGCCTTCTCGGACAGCTCCCAAGCTCCTTGCACACCAACGGAGTTCTGCGCTGTCACGGCGGTGAGCACAGTCATCCCGTGGGCGCCCAGCGCGAGCATGGTCTTCAGGTCGGCCTGGATTCCGGCGCCACCGCCGGAGTCGGATCCGGCGATCGTCAGGACGCGGGGCGGCGTGGTCATACGAAGGGTTCCTCTCGGGTACGGCTTCGGGCGCGGGGCCCCCGACCGGCGGAGCGACGGACGGCCCTCAGGCGCGGCGGCGCAGCCGCAGTGGGGCGTAGAGGGCGAGGGCGACGAGGAACGCCACGTAGTAGGAGAGGTCGGCGCCGTGCAGCGCGTCGGCCACCGGACCCACGTACAGGCCGGTGTCCATGAACGGCACGGCCGCGCCGAACGCCGCGACGAAGGCCACCAGCGAGGGCCATCCGGAGCTCGGACGGGAGCTCTCGACGGCGACGTCGACCGGGGCGCCCCCGCGTTCCCGTCCGCGGGCGATCCAGTCGACGACGACGATCGCGACGAACCCGGGGATCCAGTAGCCCACGAACAGGAGCACGTTCTGGAAGCGGGCCGTGGTGTCGGCGGCGTGCATCCAGAGCACCAGCGGGAAGCCGAGGGCGGCGGCCAGGGCGGCGGCCGCCGGGCGCGGTATCCGCACGCCCAGGGTCTGCAGGGCCAGCGAACCGCTGTAGTCGTTCATCGCGTTGCTGCACACCGCCGCCAGTGCCACGGCGAGCAGCCCGAACGCGCCCGCCGCCCCGCCTCCCAGCAGCGCGTCCACGCCCGCCGCCGTCTGGTCGGTCAGCACGGAGGCGCCCCACAACCCGAGGACCTGCACGGCGACGAAGGACACGACCAGGCCGAGCAGGGTGTACCAGAACATCCGCGGACGGGAGGTCGTGCGCGGCAGATAGCGGCTGAAGTCACCGGCGTACGGGGCCCAGGACAGCGAGAGGCTCAGCGCGATGGTGCTGGTGAGCACGAACGCGCCCGCACGGTCGGCACCCGTCGCCGCCCCCGTCGCGGCCGGGTGGACGCCGTCGAGCATCCGCCAGGCGATCACCGCGAAGGCGACGGCGAGCACGAAGGTCATGACGATCTGCAGGCGGTGGATGGCCTCGTAGCCGAGGACGCCGAGAGCCCCCTGGGCAAGCATCATGACCAGCACACCGAGCCAGAACGGCCAGCCGCACAACCGCGCCAGCGCGTCCCCGCCGAACAGCCCGATCAGCGCGTCCCAGGCGACCGAGGACAGCCACTGGAGCATCCCGGGCAGCACCACGGCCCGGCCGAACGCCAGCCGGGCGAGCGGGAGTTGACCGGTTCCGGTGAGGCCGCCCCAGGTGCTGAGATAGGCCGTGGGCAGGGCGCCGAGCACGGTCCCGAGGACCACCGCGGCGAGCGCCGTACGGAAGTCCAGGCCCAGCGCGATGCCGATCGTGCCGGTGAACACGCCCGTCATCGTCAGATTCGGGGCGAACCACACGGTGAACAGGCGCCCGGCGCCGCCGTACCGGTTGTTCTCGGGGACCGGCTCGATGCCGTGTCCCTCCACCCGCAGGTCGCCGGGTGCGGCGGGCATCCGACCGTCGAAGACGGCGGGCCCGCCGTCGGCGGGCAGCCCGCCGGAAACATGCGCCAATGGCATGGAAGACATCCCTCCGCCAGTATGAACTGGTTCAGGTTCGACGGGTGTGATCTCAGCCCTCGGACGGGGCACCCCGTGTCCGGTACGACGGACACCCTAACCGTTCCCGTGGACCGAGCGGGAGTGGGTCCGGTGGCCCCGGCCTTCCTGGGGTCGCCCGTCCGGACCACGGCTCCTGTCGCGGCCTCCGTTTCGTCCGAGGGGCCCGAACGGTCCTTTCGCAGCGCGGCGCGTGCCGCCCCTCGGTACTGTCGGAAGTGATCGCCGCTCGCTCTCCGCTCCCGGGTTCCCGGACCCCGGTGGCCGGGCGGAAGGAGGCAGAGTGCCGTGACCGTGATCTCCCTGAAGTCAGCGCAACTGCGGGAGGGGCCCACCCTCCCGTACGCCGAAGCCGGTTACCCCAGTGGTACACCGGTCGTCTTCGTGCACGGGCTGGCCGACTCCTGGTGGTCGTTCGAGCCCCTGCTGAGGCGCCTTCCGGCGTCCCTGCACGGTTACGCGCCCACGCAGCGCGGTCACGGTGACGCCGACCGGCCCCCGGAGGGCTACGCCCCCGACGACTTCGCCGCCGACCTGGTGGCCTTCCTCGACGCCGTGG
This genomic interval carries:
- a CDS encoding purine-cytosine permease family protein; protein product: MPLAHVSGGLPADGGPAVFDGRMPAAPGDLRVEGHGIEPVPENNRYGGAGRLFTVWFAPNLTMTGVFTGTIGIALGLDFRTALAAVVLGTVLGALPTAYLSTWGGLTGTGQLPLARLAFGRAVVLPGMLQWLSSVAWDALIGLFGGDALARLCGWPFWLGVLVMMLAQGALGVLGYEAIHRLQIVMTFVLAVAFAVIAWRMLDGVHPAATGAATGADRAGAFVLTSTIALSLSLSWAPYAGDFSRYLPRTTSRPRMFWYTLLGLVVSFVAVQVLGLWGASVLTDQTAAGVDALLGGGAAGAFGLLAVALAAVCSNAMNDYSGSLALQTLGVRIPRPAAAALAAALGFPLVLWMHAADTTARFQNVLLFVGYWIPGFVAIVVVDWIARGRERGGAPVDVAVESSRPSSGWPSLVAFVAAFGAAVPFMDTGLYVGPVADALHGADLSYYVAFLVALALYAPLRLRRRA